From [Limnothrix rosea] IAM M-220, one genomic window encodes:
- a CDS encoding type II toxin-antitoxin system HicA family toxin, translating to MNKKQQRILDAIQLTPSPANLKWDNIESLFRTLGARVSQGNGSRVRVLLNGVKATFHQPHPKNEVGRSCVKGIRTFLENANVI from the coding sequence ATGAATAAAAAACAGCAGCGGATTTTGGATGCCATTCAGCTCACTCCTTCTCCTGCAAACCTAAAATGGGACAATATTGAGTCTCTTTTTAGGACGTTAGGAGCAAGGGTATCGCAAGGTAATGGTTCTAGGGTTCGGGTCTTGCTTAACGGGGTCAAAGCGACCTTTCATCAACCTCACCCAAAAAATGAAGTTGGGAGAAGTTGTGTTAAGGGGATACGTACCTTTTTAGAAAACGCTAATGTTATTTGA